A single genomic interval of Solimonas sp. K1W22B-7 harbors:
- a CDS encoding sulfotransferase family protein produces the protein MNTADLIEKARKATGLSDLGDPKALEGLEILVKASSKKARLSPAGSMRWGETLTGILVNRLRIVDYLKKKPELLQRPVEKPMFVFGLPRTGTTLTINLLSADPMRRCLLRWEALSPVPPAKKGELSTDLRCGAQRQMLNAMLQIAPQIAAAHFEEADSPTECQYAMQLSFCAEMFDSILNIPGYRAWLFHQTGYRHAFDFHKQLLQLLQEHNGGRWTLKNPWHPLFLDDLTAVYPDAQLVMTHRDPAEVVGSACSLLRHVRPLYSDRMDVGEIRQTLLETFDLMIERQNAYRARHGQDSIHDIQYEEQLRDPVGTMRKLYSRFGEPLTAQAEARMTRLVAENPQNKHGKHVYSLEDFGLTAEGVRRHFSDYCERFGIPAA, from the coding sequence ATGAACACCGCAGACCTCATCGAGAAAGCGCGCAAGGCCACCGGGCTTTCCGACCTCGGCGATCCCAAGGCACTGGAAGGCCTGGAGATCCTGGTCAAGGCGTCCAGTAAAAAGGCGCGGCTGTCGCCCGCCGGCAGCATGCGCTGGGGCGAGACCCTGACCGGAATCCTGGTCAACCGCCTGCGCATCGTCGACTACCTGAAGAAGAAGCCCGAACTGCTGCAGCGCCCGGTCGAGAAGCCGATGTTCGTCTTTGGCCTGCCGCGTACCGGCACCACTCTCACGATCAACCTGCTGAGCGCCGATCCCATGCGCCGCTGCCTGCTCCGCTGGGAGGCGCTCAGCCCCGTGCCGCCGGCGAAGAAAGGTGAATTGTCCACCGACCTGCGCTGCGGAGCCCAGCGGCAAATGCTCAACGCCATGCTGCAGATTGCACCGCAGATTGCCGCGGCGCACTTCGAGGAAGCGGACAGTCCGACGGAATGCCAGTACGCGATGCAGCTGTCGTTCTGCGCGGAGATGTTCGATTCGATCCTGAACATTCCGGGCTACAGGGCGTGGCTCTTCCATCAGACCGGCTACCGTCATGCCTTCGACTTCCACAAGCAGTTGCTGCAGCTGCTGCAGGAGCACAACGGCGGCCGCTGGACACTGAAGAATCCCTGGCATCCGCTCTTTCTCGATGACCTCACCGCGGTCTACCCCGACGCACAGCTGGTGATGACGCACCGCGACCCGGCCGAGGTGGTCGGCTCCGCCTGCAGCCTGCTGCGTCATGTGCGTCCCCTATACAGCGACCGGATGGACGTCGGCGAGATCCGGCAGACGCTGCTCGAGACCTTCGACCTGATGATCGAACGGCAAAACGCCTACCGCGCCAGGCACGGCCAGGACTCGATCCACGACATCCAGTACGAGGAACAGCTGCGCGATCCAGTCGGCACCATGCGCAAGCTCTACTCCCGCTTCGGCGAACCGCTGACCGCGCAGGCCGAAGCGCGCATGACGCGCCTGGTCGCGGAGAATCCGCAGAACAAGCATGGCAAGCACGTCTACTCGCTGGAGGATTTCGGACTCACCGCCGAG
- a CDS encoding SDR family NAD(P)-dependent oxidoreductase codes for MIASFRQRYGEWAVVTGASSGIGEAFAHALAARGVRPLLVARREDELRRVAAAVQQRHGVECGWLALDLADPAFIERLAEACAGREVGLVIGNAAHNPAGAFLDLPREALLRTLDVNDRANLLLAHAFLPAFKARGRGGLLLVGSTEGYSGSPYSACYSASKAFVLSFGEALWGELRGSGVDVLVLVPNATDTPLLASRNVGARKIRGMSAPAVAQTGLDHLGKGPSVVPGPLNRWTFRVLRRLPRKWLVQAVGGAMRRIVVDMQRQA; via the coding sequence GTGATCGCGTCGTTCCGCCAGCGCTACGGTGAATGGGCGGTGGTGACCGGCGCGTCATCCGGCATCGGCGAAGCCTTTGCCCATGCGCTGGCTGCGCGGGGCGTGCGTCCATTGCTGGTGGCGCGGCGTGAGGACGAACTGCGCCGCGTCGCCGCGGCCGTGCAGCAGCGCCATGGCGTCGAGTGCGGCTGGCTGGCGCTGGACCTGGCGGACCCGGCCTTCATCGAGCGCCTTGCGGAAGCCTGCGCGGGCCGCGAGGTTGGCCTGGTGATCGGCAACGCGGCGCACAACCCGGCCGGGGCTTTCCTGGACCTGCCGCGCGAGGCGCTGCTGCGCACGCTCGACGTGAACGACCGGGCGAACCTGCTGCTGGCCCATGCGTTTCTTCCGGCATTCAAGGCGCGCGGCCGTGGTGGGCTGCTGCTGGTGGGCTCTACCGAGGGCTACTCGGGCAGCCCCTACTCGGCCTGCTACTCCGCCAGCAAGGCCTTCGTGCTGTCCTTCGGCGAGGCGCTGTGGGGCGAACTCCGGGGCAGCGGCGTGGACGTGCTGGTGCTGGTCCCCAATGCCACCGACACGCCGCTGCTCGCAAGCCGCAACGTCGGCGCCCGGAAGATCCGGGGCATGTCGGCGCCGGCGGTTGCGCAGACCGGCCTGGATCACCTGGGCAAGGGCCCCAGCGTGGTGCCCGGCCCACTCAACCGCTGGACCTTCCGCGTCCTGCGCCGCCTGCCGCGCAAATGGCTGGTGCAGGCCGTGGGCGGCGCCATGCGCAGGATCGTCGTGGACATGCAGCGGCAGGCATGA
- a CDS encoding MBL fold metallo-hydrolase produces MSATTGDGKPALASLVTAGAGQVEAEAITDFIYRVKDISNAYLVRTGDGDLLINAGFMDNAERNRTLFAKVASGPLRRIILTQAHPDHYGGVPLLREAQTQVIAGAGFVETWRYFHDLGPYLARRSRKLWASTLPRKGNPPPPPEVVPDITVEGRHAFELGGRRFELIATPGGETLDSISVWMPDERIVFTGNLFGPVFLSMPNLTTVRGDKPRLVQRYLRSLEAVRDLGAELLITGHGEPVRGAATIRAGLDRMHAAVSFVRDATIAGMNDGKDVHTLMREIRLPEELRIGEYHGKLAWAVRSIWEEHSGWFHYDSSTSLYGVPRSSIDADLAQLAGGAGALAARARQKLDEGRPLEALHLLDVALGAEPAQADALAVKKAALQRLLKESGGTNLSETMWLRSEIAAVDALLAGPQ; encoded by the coding sequence ATGAGCGCCACGACCGGCGACGGGAAGCCCGCGCTCGCGTCCCTGGTGACCGCGGGAGCCGGCCAGGTGGAGGCGGAGGCGATTACCGACTTCATCTACAGGGTGAAGGACATCTCCAACGCCTACCTGGTGAGGACCGGCGACGGCGACCTGCTGATCAATGCCGGCTTCATGGACAACGCCGAGCGCAACAGGACGCTGTTTGCAAAGGTCGCCAGCGGGCCGTTGCGCAGGATCATCCTCACGCAGGCGCATCCGGACCACTACGGCGGCGTGCCGCTGCTGCGCGAGGCGCAGACCCAGGTCATCGCGGGGGCAGGCTTCGTCGAGACCTGGCGTTACTTTCACGACCTGGGCCCCTACCTGGCGCGACGGTCGCGCAAGCTGTGGGCCTCGACCCTCCCGCGCAAGGGCAATCCGCCGCCGCCACCCGAGGTGGTGCCGGACATCACGGTCGAGGGGCGCCATGCCTTCGAGCTCGGGGGGCGGCGCTTCGAGCTGATCGCCACGCCCGGCGGTGAAACCCTGGACTCGATCAGCGTGTGGATGCCGGACGAGCGCATCGTCTTCACCGGCAACCTGTTCGGGCCGGTGTTCCTGTCGATGCCCAATCTCACCACCGTGCGCGGAGACAAGCCGCGCCTGGTGCAGCGCTACCTGCGCTCGCTGGAAGCCGTGCGCGACCTGGGCGCGGAGCTGCTGATCACCGGGCATGGCGAGCCGGTCCGCGGCGCGGCGACGATCCGTGCCGGCCTGGACCGGATGCATGCCGCGGTGTCCTTCGTGAGGGACGCGACCATCGCCGGCATGAATGACGGCAAGGACGTGCACACGCTGATGCGGGAGATCCGCCTGCCGGAGGAACTGCGCATCGGCGAGTATCACGGCAAGCTCGCCTGGGCCGTGCGCAGCATCTGGGAAGAGCATTCGGGCTGGTTCCACTACGACTCCAGCACTTCGCTCTACGGCGTGCCGCGCTCGAGTATCGACGCGGACCTGGCGCAGCTTGCCGGCGGTGCGGGGGCGCTCGCCGCCCGTGCCCGGCAGAAGCTGGACGAAGGACGGCCGCTGGAGGCGCTGCACCTGCTGGACGTCGCCCTGGGCGCGGAGCCGGCGCAGGCCGACGCCCTGGCGGTGAAAAAAGCTGCCCTGCAGCGGCTGCTGAAGGAATCCGGCGGCACCAACCTGAGCGAGACGATGTGGCTGCGATCGGAGATCGCCGCGGTGGACGCCCTGCTGGCCGGCCCGCAGTGA